The nucleotide window TGAATTGTTGAGTATTTCTGTTTAATTTGAAGCTTCTAGGGTGCTTAAAGACGGAACTACCTTTACTTCATCTGGTGCAAACTAGTTATCGTCTTTTTAAATTATGTTTACGGATATACCTCATCGAACCACTACCGAGTGTCGTACATAACGATatgaaaattttgaaaTCATAATTTACGTTCACGTGACAGACCCTTATATTTATTGATTAAAGAGCACTCTTGCTTGTAAATAAACGCCACTATAAACAAGGTAGCGATAAAGAGGTGTATGAGACTTAGTTTCTGTGGTAAGAGGTATATTTAGGCGATTGCTATAGTGTGACCAATACTTATCGGAAGTGCTACTGGCGTTGTTGCTAGGTGAGCGTGCAAAGAAGGCTGGCGTCTAAACCTATAAGATGAATTATTCAGTACTTTACAAGTGTATCCCGTATGTTCTTTCGGTGATCCTGGTGCAGATCGTGCTCAGGTCACTTATTCATATGGTTTCGGGTATTTGGATAGGTAGCTTGAGTATATTTTTGCTCAAGTTACGCTCGATCAAAGTAAATGATAACCTGCATATAGGTCAGGTACGATATCATCTGCTAAGGAAGGAGATTATAATCAGCGATGTTAAGTTTAAGGATATTACATCAGCTGAGAATAAAAGTGAGGGAGGAGGTAGGCGTTTTGAAGCTGGGAAGGCGAGATTGCCCCCATACTTAGTATCGTTGGTACGCAGTGTGCTATGGTATATACCAAAACTGGCGCTTACCGTAGAAAATGTGAAGATGGAGGAAGTGTTTATGGCCACTGCTAGAGTTGAAGTTAGGGCAGTGGATAATAAGGTGACGGTTTCGATATTGTATAATAATTTAGAGTCTGGTGGGATGGTAGTACTAAAGTCAGGATCGTTAAATGCTATTGGTCATTTCGATCGTGAAAGTCCTATTGGGTTCTCACAAGTAGAGTTGGCTTTGAACTTTATGGAGCTTAATCTACCGGTGTACCGCATGATAGGGAAGTACATGAGGTATGCAGACCAACAGTGTGAGGATTTTGGAGATACTTCTGAGAGCGAGGCTGCGAATAGTAGCAATGTTGACGATTCTGACGACAATTATGCCGCATTTTCTCAGGACTATATTAAGAGGTTAAGGTGTAACATTGCAGCAGCCAGTCGTTATTTTAGTTTATTCCAAAAGGTCGATCTTTTTATAGATGTGGTGAAGATTACTGATATTCCTCCAACTCTAGAAGCGGAAGTTTGTGCGGCATGTGAAGGGATTCTGTATGAGGCTACGCTCTCAAATTTCACAGTACAGATGTCGAGGTTTCACGATGAGCAGCCCGGTTATAATATATTATTTGATGCCAGAGATAAACCTATCAGGTTGAGAGCTACTATCTCCACCTTACAACTTGCATTGAAAGAAACGACAACCAAAGATGATAAATTGGTTGAGAAATATCTCAGAATATGCGATATTCCTAGTATCATATTGTATGGTGATACTAATATTCTTTCAGAGACCCTCGTGGATTTGGACGATACCCGCGTTCCTAAAACAGTCATTAAGATGGTGGGGCATATATCCTCACCCATAGTCGATTTTGAGCTTGAAGAACTTTCGCTGCTAAAATCTTTGCATACAAACCTGCAAGTTTTGGCTGCACTGTACGAGCAAGAGAGAGAAGTTCATCTTCCTAGTTATACAGGGAAAGAGCTCGGTCAAGATTCGATACTCCTTCCAATACTTTGTTGTTTGAAGCAGCTTTTGCCAGATATCAACAGTAAAATAACTATTGAAGATCCTGTTATGATTGTCAAAAACAAAAGTGACTTCTTTATTCATAAATGCTCCATTTTTTCAATTCAGACGAGGTCTCAAAAACATATTGAAGGCTCTCTGCATAGCAGGGATCAATTAAGTTACGTTCTTGATACCAGTCTCGAGATATTAGATATTGATGTCTCATTTCATTCAAAATCCACAGGCTATGTTGACCGTCCAATTCACATAGAAAGTGTAACATGCAAAGCAGAGAATCAATTACTACCCTTACCATATATGACTCTCTCGGTTGACATTGATTATATGGAATGTAATTTCTCAGAGTTGCAAACACTGACGGTACTAAATCACTTTATCCGCACAATAAATTCTGAGGTATTCCAAGTTGAAACTCAGTATTTTATGAAGCTGTATGAACGGTTCTCAGATAAACTACAGAAAGGTGGCGAACCCGTCCAAGGGAAGAAAGAAGTAATGGCCATTAATGACATAATTTCTGAAAAACTACCGTCATACCTTGGCAGAATTAAAATAGATATAAGTGATTTCTCATTCATAGTCGGGTCAAGATCCGTATTTATGACGGATTATAAATTTGGTAAACTAGAAAACCAGAGTCCCCACGATTTTATTGGTGGAGAGTTGCGTAAAGTTAGGTCATCAATGGGGCGTTTAAAACTAATTTTAGACGCATCGCAATCCAACATTTGTGATGGTAACGATTATCCTGAAAGTAGTACCACTAGTGAATTCTCTTACGACGATGTTGGATTGGAGAATCCTCCTGTTGATGCCATAACGGCCGTTGAGCATTTATGGGAATTTACCATACTATGTGAACAAGTTGTGGGCACTATCTACTCGGAATCTAGGAGAAGCAAGGAAGCTTTGTCGTCTAAGGCTGTATTCAGGATGCCTCACGCTGTTGCAAAAGTTTATCCACGGACAGATTCAGATAGGGTTATGATTTATTTTGACGTCGAACGACTGGAAATATTATTCTCACTTATGACCCTATTTTTGATATTTTCCGCATTTCAAACCATTCGACAAGTATTTTCAAAGGAAGTTCCTGTTCCAGAACGTATTCCATGTTCTAAAAGGCATGGTCAACTTTTCACCTCAAAGAGTTTCTTTAACTTCGACACTAAGCATATATTTCAATCGCTCGACTTTAAGCTGGCCTCAAAACGCATTGATATTGTAACTGTTTTGCCTAATGGCGTGAGGTGTCGGTTTGACGCATTCCAATCTTCCATGGATTTAAAGAATACTAGTGATCTCCAATTGGTAGGTTACTACTTCAGAATGTGCGTGGAGTCTCCACGCTGCAATCAAAAATGGGTCCGTATGATTACTGCCGTTGAATTCACTGCCAAAATCAATCTTAAAAATTTACCGCAAGAAGGCGACTGGGTGGATTTACTCGAATCAGAACCTTCGGTATTATTTCAACAAGAGTCGCTACATTGGCAGATTCCTCACGGTTTTGAGATGTACAAAATTTTTGACAATATTAGTACTATGTCGAAGAGCATGAAGCAAATGATACACACCATTAAGACATCTAACAATGAATTAGTTGTTTTCCCAGAACCAAGGGACCCTGTGAAGGTTCCGAAAATAAAGTTCAAATCAAAAAGGTGGGTTTTCAGCATTGAGGATGACCCATTCGAAACGACCCTTGGTATGATTTTCCAGATAGGTTTGCAAGAACAACGTTCAAGGTTGGAAAAATACGATATATTTGATGAATGGGTTGAAGGCAAGATTAAGGCTTATCAACAGGATCCATTGAAAAGATCTAAAGCAAGTAGTCAGAGTTTGGTGAATTACAAAGCTGcaaggaagaagaagaatgCTTCAAAAAAATTTAGTACTATAGTTTATGATATTCCAGGTAATAATGCAATGCTGGAAAGTAAATTGTCTCATAATGACTATGAATTGTGTTGTGACCGCTTTCATAAATTGCAGGAACAAATCTCTGATTCATGGATAAAAAGGATACAAAGTTTTaaagagaaagaaaagAGAATATTTAATGACAATTTCAAATTTTTGTGGGGAAGGCTTGAGGCAGCTAGATTGCCTCAAGATGTAACAAAAGATCTTGTTGACTTTTCCGTTTCTCCTGGTCTAATGACCCTTATCATAGAAGGCGTCGATATTGATATTTTGCAGCCATATTGTGGACTCGAGAACTGCTCAAGTTTTATTCATGAGGTTGGAAAAGGAGTCCCGAAGGATACGCAATACTCCTTGTTGTTACCATTTTATATTGATGCAAGGTTTAGTGAACTTAGATGCCATTTGAAGGATTACCCATTACCTATGGCTCATATTCCTAGGCTTTTGCCAGAACAGATAACAAATGATGCTGCTATTCACTTATATGGTGATTTTTTTATAACAGAAGACATGATACGATCGGAGCATGAGGTAAGAACAATTTTTGTCCCTCTTGTACCATCTGCTACTGAAGAGATAGATGAACCGTACTATTCATTAGCAATTCCTCGTGGCCTAACGCCAACGAAGATTTACACAAACTTGCAGATGAATATTCACTCTGGCGACATCACCACTGCAACATGGGGCGGCTCTTATGAGGCCGCGATTCAACAAACAATGAACTGTTTCGATAACTTTTCGAAACCACCACTTTTCCCTTCGTTGAAGGTCGGGTTTTGGGATAAAATAAGAAATATTTTCCATGCCAAGCTACACGTAAGATGGTGTAATGACGGTTTATTCGAAGTATCGATGAAGGGATCGAAGAATCCATATGCTATAGGAGCAGAATCTGCCGGATTTGTTGTTGGCTTGAAGGGAAACGTTCAAGTAAATATTAATTCTGAAGAAGATCCTACTAAATTCTTCACCAGTTCCGCTGATAACATTTACTTTGCGATACCTAATTATTTTGCGAAGCCATTGCTCGTTTGGTGTTTTAGTTCTGAAAATGCTGTCTTCATCCCTAGTCAAGATGATACAAATTTGCAAAGGTCAGCAGCCtactattattatattGATATGATGCCTGTTGCTAATTTACGAGTGCAGAGAGAAGTGATGTACAGAAACTATATTGAAAAAACGGCTATCAAATTAAGTGGAGGCGTTAGTTTTAATATTGGACTTTTGTTCGAAAGATTCATTCCCGGTACTAAACAAAGGACATTTGAATCGCGTTCACATTATAGCGTGCGCCTTTCAAACCTTCACACTGAGTCTGGTCTTGCTACTGACCCGTATACTGGTTTTAGAAGCGACTTTATACATTTGTCTTTTACACTTCTGTCCAACAATCCTCGCGCTTATAATACCATGCAGCTGACGCCTGGAGTATTAAATGTCTTCTTTTCCTGGTGGTCTAGTTTCTTTGGAAATATGCCTATACGAAGAGGAAATCTGTTTGAGAAACATAACCGAAGTCCAAAGTTTGGAGAGCATATTTACTCTATTTCTTATCATGCAGATATTTCTCCATTCTTTATATGCCACACTTATATGAATACTTCAGATAGCTTCCAAACGGATTCTGCAAACGAGATGGTAGAATTTGTGGGCTTGAAAGCTAAGATGGATAGGTATCTGATGGACTTACATCAAAGGAAAGAGGTATTACATGAAAGGAATAAGGAACTGGACGTTATTAAAAGAGTTATGAGGTTGTTGTTTAAAGAAGGTGATGTATCCACTTACAATATTGATATAAGGACATTGGATGCTATCTTTAAACCAGCTATTTTCTCTGATGAGTTCCAAACTGCAGAATTTAATATTTATGGTGATGATATGACGTGGTATGATATTCTTGACTATAAAGAATTCAAATATAAAGTATTGGATGGCTGGGTTCCAAATGTCACAATCGGTCAATTGTTACATGCACCAAAATTTGTTTATCGTAAACAAGCAAGCTATGGAGATAAGTATCAAGTTGATTTTACCACATGCGAAAGGATAGAGCCGATTGATAATTCGGTATCTCATGTATGTTCTTTGGAACCGCATATAGGGGCTCCTTTCCACATATTACAGGATAGAAAGGATTTCTTAATGAAGGAGAAAGCTAATGCAGAACGGCAGTTGGAGGTCGCTACAGATGACAACGAGCGTCAAGCGGTAAAAGCCTCCATAGAAAAGTTGGAAACTGTCCTGTCAATGATTTCTGCTTTGATCGCAGATGGCGGAAGTTTTGAAGCCGGGAGAGGCAAAGGCAGCAGAGATCATTTGAATATAAAAGTTCCAGCTGTCAACTATCTGGATAAAACAAATTCTGTTACCATATCTTCATTTGAGAACAAGTTCTTCCTGTTTTACATGAGATTAAAATGGAATGAAGATGCAAGAGATGTGATCTTTAGGTATCTTCATCTTTTAGACTTATATTCACAGAGCTCTGCTTTAAAGAGGTCTAAAATTTTTAAGGTGTTTGAAAGGCTATGTGAGCAGCATGTTGACACACCAAACACAACACGTTCAACTAGCGATATACAATCTGATACCGAAGGTACCGGTTTAGCAACCAATTTAGATCAATCATATCCTAACGAGTTCCAATCGCAGTCTTTAACTGAGatatttgaagaaggaaTTTATCAGTTGGGAGCCGATATGGAATATGTAACTCACGATAATCACTTTATCCAGTTTGTGGCTCCTCAAATTCAACTCAGTACCAAAGAAACGCCATCTACGTGTATTCTTGTCGCTGCTCCCACTATAAAAATGAAGATTGTAGATTTTGATTCCAATACCTCGGACAACGAGTATGTGAAGAACGTTTTCATGACGAGGTATGCAGCTACACTTATGCAGGCAAATGTTTTCATTTTTCAGGAGAATGAATTCAAAGGCTTTGAAAATGCCTTCTTTGACCCAATTGGTTATGATGTCAAGAATTCTGATAACTGGCAACCATGGTTAGGTCCTGAGCTAAGCTTTGAACCAGAACCTTTGAAAACCAGTATGATTATTAGAGACTTTTCGTCTGTGTTTAAGTTTGACAGGGTATCTTCATTTGCTAATTTATCAGATCAGCTAGCTGATTTGATCTATATGGATAAAGTTGTGTGCTCAGTACCTCGTTTTGTCCTTTCTTCTGATTCTAAACAGTATTTGGCTCTCTACAATATTGTTACAAATGTTTTTCTCTATGTTGAACCCAGAAGTGCGAGATTAAAGAAACAGGTAAACCAATTACTACTGGGTTACGACCCAAGTAATCTATATGAGTATAGAGAGCTTATCGATAGGATGCTAAAGACATTGGATACCCTAAAAGTTATCGAAGACGAGCTATCCTTTAAGAAGTATTTACTTGACGATGTTGGAACTTCCGACCTTCAGTCAATTAGACGGGCTAAATTTGAATCCTTCACTAAACTTTCTATTTTAATGAAAGTTCTGACTTCATCCAATATTGACGAGATCACAGAAGACAGGAAATTGATGTTTATTGTGTCCTCTGAGGAGTTTATATTGCATATGCTATATGACAATGGTGAGCCATTTTTGGACGCAGCGTTGGCCAACTCCTATTTCCACCGTATAGAATCCTCAACTGGGTCAAATAGTAATAAACTGGTTATTAATATGCTGCAAGTTTTCAATTTGGAAGAAAATGTAAAGTACCACAACTTGCTAGGTCCTTTGCAGAAAAAAAACAGCAAGGATTCAGCAGAGCCATTAATTTCATTGGAGTGGGATATGGATAGACCAGTTGCAGGTATTAGGGTGGTGAAAAATGTGTTAACTGAACTTCAAGGTCTAGAAGTTAAAGTGGAACAACATACAATAGACAACTTTTTCAAGTGGACCATGCCTGAAATGATACAAGAGCTTTTGAATAGTAACGAATTGCAAGACTTTGACAGCACGAACAGTAATTTCGATATCGTTAGTATCATAACAAGGGAATCGATCACTTCGAACAGTAGCCACAGTTGGATTCCTCTGCGCAACGTTTATTCAAGTAGCACTACAAGAGCACGGGATGGAAGCGAACTGCGTGAAATGGTTCAGCGTTCCTCAGATTACATGATTATTGAGAATATGGTCATAAATAGTTTCCCGCTTGCAATAAGTTATAGAGGACAAGGTGCTAAACGTCTCATAAATGTAACAGACTTCATGTTCATGTTCCCAAAACTTCAATTCATCAACCAAACGATCACGATACGAGAAGTCATGAAGGGAATCAAAAAGGTGCTACTTAAATCATTATTAAAACATACTGGTCAATTTTTAGGAAATAAACTCCGCAGGATTAGAAATCACAAAAACCCTCATGAAGACGATGATTCTAACGATAGTCAACGTGGGCGTTACCCTATTCAAACACCGTTAAGGCAGCTTCAAAGGTATAAGTCATATACTGATATTAGTGAATTAAGAATGGAAAATTGAGCGCTCGTTATTTAAAGTGGCTTATTGGTTACCAATCGCTTCTCTAACACCCTACTTgttttacaaaaaaaaatgcTTATTTTAAATGATTCAGATGACGCCTATATAGACCGCATGCACATATTATTTTTCATTTAACTGGAGCAATGTATCAATTCTAAATTAATGTATAGCTGTAATTAGTTTAAAACATCTGTTATTTCCATTATACTATTCTATTCTTGCTAAGTGACCTTATTTTGTGCTATATAGGTTGTAGTGGTTTTACACATTAATTACTTAGTTTAGCAGCAAATTTAATTTCTACAGCCAGTAGCTTCACTTAAAAACGTGAACACTAAAGTCAATGTTAAGCGGGGTTGAAGACGTTTAGTTATGGATAGCTATGGTCTATTTAATCTAGAATTACTGAAAGCATCACCGATCAATGTTGCTGATAATCCTAAACAGTATGATTTTAAACTAAATAAAACATTACGAGCGACATCGCAGAGGAAATTGGTACCCATAAGAAtaaacaaatcagacaaTAAGCTGAATATATTAAATGACCGTGGTGATAGGTCAGTTATTCATAAAATGTTTGCACCTAGTGAGCAAGCGGCATTGAATAGACCAGATACCTTGGATGATCCtgatattgatgaattaTTTTTGGATGCAGAATCACAAGAAGTGCCTCAAGAAGTAAACCTTAATGGTGATGTGATTGAGACTACAATAGTGGTTTTTGATAGTAGCTTGGAATTGCTAGGTTCGGCCGACTATTATAGTTTGCATACTAAGATAAGTGACTGTAAGACAATACGCCATGGTAACAATCGCTCTGACGACACTATTCTTGTTACCACTGTGGataatattatattttCAGTTGTCTACGATGAGAACCTGAAACCCTATATCCTCCATTGGTGGTCTTTGGCCCACCATACTCGTTATGGTGACTGGCAAATCCTGGTTCATCCTAATGGTAACCACTTCATAGTTTACGAGAAACGACAAGGAAGCATAAAATTTTACAAGTTACAAGATTCTAGTCCCTACCATATTGAACTAGTAAGAAATATGGCATTGTTAGGAACCGAATTATCTTCCTGCGCTTATATTATGTCCAATGGGGAAGCGGTTTTGTTTCTGGTGGGTCTTAAGTCGTCTAAAGTGTATTATTACCTGTTCAGTTGGCCTTTAGATGCTAATAGCAAACCAGAGGTTCACCAGTATGCGATTCCTGATGGCAAGCTAATTCAGTATGCGCTTACATTCAATAATAATTACGTTTTATGCGTGAGAAAAACGATGGTAGATTTGTTATCCGTGCACGAGTTATATTCATCAGAGGGTTATGGAAACCAACCGATTGATAGGAGTCAATTTGGGGACATAACGCATAGTGAGTATGATTCATTACTATTAAGTAAATTAAAGCTTGTTGAGCCTACGGTATACGGATCTTTTACACACTGTGTTCTCTTCTCGACTTCAAATTACAGCATTTGCGCGGCCCTTATGGATGATACAGGTACGATTAAATTTTACGAGATAACAAGATTCAAAGGTCTTTGTACATTTGTATTGCTACCATCACAGAACTCTACAGCTTCTAATTATCACCTAGAGATCGTTAGTTTTGGTAAAGTGTTCGAACTAGTGTTGAAGATAACCGATTTAGCTCAGTTGAAGACTGATTCTAATATTGAATCCATGAATAACATTATTCATAGGTACAGCAAGGATGCTAGTTTTACTATTTCTGATCAATTAATAACTGTTGGATCAAAGGACTCCTTTCCGTCAAAGAATAATGAATTTCAAGTGTGGTTATGTTCGCCGTCATGTGTATCTAATGTGTCATTAAACGGTCCAGTTGAACATTATAGAAGTCATCTATACTTAAGGGAATTCCAATATTTTAGTTCCATGACTGTTTTACGCTTGTCAGATTTAACGTTTCTATTATTCGAAAGGTTTAATATTACAGTAAATGAACCTAATGGTTATTTAATAGTCGCATCGGATCTGAGCTCAGTTACGAAAGCCTTTCTCGTATATTTAGTTGAGGACAACGGGATGGAGTGTGATGAGCTAGAGGATGTTATAGTAGAGCAGAACTGCGGGACTGTCCACTATTTCGTTACTGAAAGTACTACTGTGCAAGTAGGGAAACAAAAATTATATTTTTCTTCTCTATCCGGTGAAGCTGAAACTTGGTCTTTGGACCTAGCACATCCAGTGAAAGGAGCAATCAGTCGTAACTCAACTTTATTACTATGGTCAGGACCAAAATTCCTTTACATTGAAAATGTTGATTTAAAAGACACTTTAGAACACACTAAATTTTTTCACGTACCAGATTTATTGAATGGATATCATTCAACATCAATCTCATTTGAAAATGAGGATATCTCCAACATCGTTAGTGCTCTGTTTTGCGATGATGGTACAAAATTTATCTTATTCCTCACCTGCGCCACTTTGCATTGTAAATTTGATGTAGAAGGTGCGACCGTTGTGCTTGAAGACGTGGTGATGCATGATGAAACGGTTACTATCGATACCATACGAACATCAGAAGGCATATTATCCACCACATTTTCAACCCTGACAGGATTGGGCGGAATCACTTTAAATGGAGATCAATTCTTACATCCTCTAAAAGGTTGGTTTAAACTGGAAAGTGCAGGCGGTGACAGTTTTTTTGCGTACAACTCAAGTGAGTTGTTTTCATATGAAATACTCACAAAGAGCcagtattcaattaagcTACCGTCTTGGAGGAAGTCGGAGCCCATTTTTGAATTAAGGTGCAGCAAAGATCTCCTATTTGTCTTGTTCGGTGACGGGCTCAGAATATATCACAAGGCGTATAAGTCCTACTCTGCATCTAACATTGTGCTAAATGCCACACGATGTCGAAAGAAATTTGTTTATCTTGACAAGATCAATAGGCTACTTGTTGTCAACTGCACAAAAAAGTTACTAGAATGCATTAAACTGGAAAATAGCAAGGTAATATCTCTGGACACAAATAACCTATTCAACGATATCGACGAGCTGCATGATGTACAGCTGCTCTCCAGCGACATCGCTCAGGAATTTCTGGCCCGGGGAAAGAACAATGAGAGTTTATTGGCCTTCAGTTGCTCAAGCGGCAGCGCAATACATCGAATTAAGGTAATTGCCGTTATTCCTAGTCCCGGTCAGCTCTTGTCTCGCGTTTTGGCGTCATTGGAAGTGCCTGCGCCCTCCTGTGGCGGAAGAATTAAACCCCTAGCGGATAATCAGCTCTGGACAGCCTCTGAAAATACAATTTGCAGGTACAAACTCATACCATCCTCTGAATCCACCTCGCATGTGCTTCAAAAAAACTACGAGTGGACCGTTCCTTCGACGGCCACCTTCGATGCCAGAGAATTCATGGTAGTTAATGTGACCACCGATGGCAGCCTCCAAGTCCTACTCCTCCCATCAGGCCACGTATACATACAGAATACAGATACACTTACACGACAGCATAAGCTAGTGTCGATACGCTCAGACGGTTCTATCATAACATATACAGAGTCAATTGCACATGTCGCTGGGACCGCTGTCGGCGCAATCATCCTTCACATATTCAGCGATCAAAACCATCAGACTCTCGAGCAAGTTGCACAAATTCCACTTCAGAAAGTCGTCAAAAACTTTTATCTAATTACTGATGAGAAAATATGTCTTCTAAACGTAGATGGCACTATTGTTATCGTGGACTTAACAGAATCTACAACGGGTATGACGTCGCCTGTAGTTCATCCACCGGAATTTCCTGACTGTAGGAAATTACGTGGCTCAAGTACAGCCTTTACAAACTATATCGGCATTTTGGACTTTAGCTTTACCTCCTATGTGTGATTAAATGCCGATGACCTATGTATATACGCCTCATCTGTAACA belongs to Eremothecium sinecaudum strain ATCC 58844 chromosome IV, complete sequence and includes:
- the MMS1 gene encoding Mms1p (Syntenic homolog of Ashbya gossypii ABR181W; Syntenic homolog of Saccharomyces cerevisiae YPR164W (MMS1)), with the protein product MDSYGLFNLELLKASPINVADNPKQYDFKLNKTLRATSQRKLVPIRINKSDNKLNILNDRGDRSVIHKMFAPSEQAALNRPDTLDDPDIDELFLDAESQEVPQEVNLNGDVIETTIVVFDSSLELLGSADYYSLHTKISDCKTIRHGNNRSDDTILVTTVDNIIFSVVYDENLKPYILHWWSLAHHTRYGDWQILVHPNGNHFIVYEKRQGSIKFYKLQDSSPYHIELVRNMALLGTELSSCAYIMSNGEAVLFLVGLKSSKVYYYLFSWPLDANSKPEVHQYAIPDGKLIQYALTFNNNYVLCVRKTMVDLLSVHELYSSEGYGNQPIDRSQFGDITHSEYDSLLLSKLKLVEPTVYGSFTHCVLFSTSNYSICAALMDDTGTIKFYEITRFKGLCTFVLLPSQNSTASNYHLEIVSFGKVFELVLKITDLAQLKTDSNIESMNNIIHRYSKDASFTISDQLITVGSKDSFPSKNNEFQVWLCSPSCVSNVSLNGPVEHYRSHLYLREFQYFSSMTVLRLSDLTFLLFERFNITVNEPNGYLIVASDLSSVTKAFLVYLVEDNGMECDELEDVIVEQNCGTVHYFVTESTTVQVGKQKLYFSSLSGEAETWSLDLAHPVKGAISRNSTLLLWSGPKFLYIENVDLKDTLEHTKFFHVPDLLNGYHSTSISFENEDISNIVSALFCDDGTKFILFLTCATLHCKFDVEGATVVLEDVVMHDETVTIDTIRTSEGILSTTFSTLTGLGGITLNGDQFLHPLKGWFKLESAGGDSFFAYNSSELFSYEILTKSQYSIKLPSWRKSEPIFELRCSKDLLFVLFGDGLRIYHKAYKSYSASNIVLNATRCRKKFVYLDKINRLLVVNCTKKLLECIKLENSKVISLDTNNLFNDIDELHDVQLLSSDIAQEFLARGKNNESLLAFSCSSGSAIHRIKVIAVIPSPGQLLSRVLASLEVPAPSCGGRIKPLADNQLWTASENTICRYKLIPSSESTSHVLQKNYEWTVPSTATFDAREFMVVNVTTDGSLQVLLLPSGHVYIQNTDTLTRQHKLVSIRSDGSIITYTESIAHVAGTAVGAIILHIFSDQNHQTLEQVAQIPLQKVVKNFYLITDEKICLLNVDGTIVIVDLTESTTGMTSPVVHPPEFPDCRKLRGSSTAFTNYIGILDFSFTSYV